A DNA window from Engystomops pustulosus chromosome 6, aEngPut4.maternal, whole genome shotgun sequence contains the following coding sequences:
- the LOC140134776 gene encoding chymotrypsin-like elastase family member 3B, protein MLSLLVTVLLAAGATHGCGVPTYRPLSRVVNGIDAAPHSWPWMASLQYKYSGGYFHTCGGSLITPQWVLTAAHCIRYENTYRVILGEHDRSVEEGTEQYFPINNKDIFVHPNWNDECPTCGYDIALIKLPQAAELNDVVQLGCLPARERLVYGGQECYGPGWGLLYSSGPQSLILQQAMLPIVDHEQCTQPDWWGNTVHESLICAGGNGQSSCSSDSGGPLNCQDASGRWYIDGIVSFGSMICNTPKKPTVFTRVSLYHDWMDEIITNN, encoded by the exons ATGCTGAGTCTTCTGGTAACTGTGCTGCTGGCTGCCGGAG CCACCCATGGCTGTGGGGTGCCCACCTACCGGCCCCTCTCTCGAGTTGTAAATGGAATTGATGCAGCTCCGCACAGCTGGCCCTGGATG GCATCTCTGCAGTATAAGTACTCGGGTGGCTACTTCCATACCTGTGGTGGCAGCCTTATCACCCCGCAGTGGGTCCTGACTGCAGCTCATTGCATCCG GTATGAAAACACCTATCGCGTAATTCTGGGGGAACACGACCGCAGCGTGGAGGAAGGCACTGAGCAATACTTCCCCATTAATAATAAAGACATCTTTGTCCACCCCAACTGGAATGATGAATGCCCGACGTGCGG TTATGATATTGCACTGATCAAATTGCCACAAGCAGCAGAACTGAATGACGTGGTCCAGTTGGGCTGCCTGCCGGCCCGAGAACGACTTGTCTATGGGGGCCAGGAGTGTTATGGACCTGGCTGGGGACTCCTTTACA GCAGTGGCCCTCAGTCCTTGATCCTACAGCAAGCAATGCTGCCCATCGTGGACCACGAACAGTGCACCCAGCCTGACTGGTGGGGAAACACCGTGCATGAGTCTCTGATCTGTGCCGGAGGAAACGGTCAGTCCAGCTGCAGT AGTGACTCCGGGGGACCCCTGAACTGCCAGGATGCAAGCGGCCGCTGGTACATTGATGGGATCGTCAGCTTTGGGTCTATGATATGCAACACCCCAAAGAAACCCACCGTATTCACCCGCGTGTCACTTTACCATGACTGGATGGACGAG ATAATCACCAACAACTGA